Below is a genomic region from Triticum dicoccoides isolate Atlit2015 ecotype Zavitan chromosome 5A, WEW_v2.0, whole genome shotgun sequence.
TTCTGTGATGTAAGCTTTTCAATTACTATATGTCAGTACAGTCTTCGTTCTGAACCATGTCCAGGAAAAATCCAATGCCTTGGATAGCTTAGAACTTGAGTAAATCATTCACACTGTATGGGATGCCTTGTATATCTGGCTGGACGTTTAATTGATCTGAGGTCCTTTCCCAAAACAAAAAGGAGATAGCAGCCATCACGGAGAGGAGGGATGTAGTTCAGCCAAATAAGTTAACATTCTTTCTTAGTTCAGATAAACATGCTCTAGTCTTGAACGACATTAGCTAAGAAGAAGTAGTATAGCAAAGAAAACATGGGCAATCAACGTAGCTTCTTCAGGTGATACGAAGTAGGTATAGATAATAGCAAGATCTGTGCCTCTAATTTTTTTAGCAAGGTCGGACGTGTGGAGTAAATTATCAAGCACATAACTGaacatatatataacaaaaataGCAAGACCGGACGTTTGGGGTGAATTAGCAAGCACAAAACTGAACATAAATATTTTCTCCTTATTAATGATGATTGCTTACGGGAAAGGATATGCCTGTCCTCGACACTCAAATTGGTGAGGGATTCGTTGCAGAAAGAGATCCCCTTGCGTGTCGTGGGAAGCGTGTAGCGGACGCACACGGGCAACGGCCAGGGGCGGAGGGGGGCTGCTCACGCTCGCGGCGGCGGAGAAGAGTACCGGCTGGAGGCGGCAGAGGATGGGCGGGCGGCGGAAGGCGGCAGAGGCCCGGCCGTGGAGGCGGCAAACGGCGGCGGAGGCTTGGCCGTGGatgggcgggcggcgggcggcggcgaaggCCCGACCATGCTCTGGTCGTTGGGAGGAGGAGGTGCGGGGTGTGGGAAAGGTCGTCGTGTGGGGGTTCGTGCGTGCGTGCGGTGGGTTTTTTCGGAACGGGCGAGCTTAATTGCGCGGCTTGTTGTGTTAAACACAGGAGGATTAAAGACCATTAGATATTGTAGATGGACGGATAGAATTGCTTGGATCTTCGCCTCTCTTTtttttataggggtagtagatgagcgcgcgctgcattttaacgCGGCTGCTAAAGTGGtcgctgcgcgccgcgccaaaccaggcgatgggCGCGCGCTAAAACTGTTTTTTGCACGCGCCGCGTTcagcgtctgttggagatgctctaagttggtgacttatttgaaacCAAACAAGGCCTTACTCACAAAAAAATACATTCACGCTATGAGCAAAAAATTGTAATAACCAGAGTAGCATGAAACCACGGTATTTTAGCCCGTTAGGATAAGATACCGCAGTGTTGACATATCAAAGTATTTTGAAGTATTAATGATGTATTATCTTCTTTTTTTCGTGTTGGCCGGCCGGCGTGGCAGGTGCAGATGGATTTGTTTGTTTATGCAGCAAAGCATGTGCATATGTTCACCGTCTCCTTTCACACGGAAGCAAGAAAATGCAAGCAAACGTCGCCATGTGCAATTGGCGTTGACCCTCCTTTTCAATTGGCCCAGCTTCTTCCACGATGACAAGAAACTGATCGATCCTCCCTACTCCCTCCTTTTATCTATATAGGGTCTAATGCATTTTTTAAGACTgcttttgactattgataagattaataatacatgaaatgtataatgtgaaaattatatattggaagctcctttcacatacgaatttaacggtatgctttgtgtaagttgcatgtcatatattattgctctaatattcggtcaaagttagcctcaaaaaacgcattaggcctatATTGAATTTTACTGTTTACCTGAGCTCAT
It encodes:
- the LOC119297065 gene encoding uncharacterized protein LOC119297065, producing MSSEHGRAFAAARRPPIHGQASAAVCRLHGRASAAFRRPPILCRLQPVLFSAAASVSSPPPPLAVARVRPLHASHDTQGDLFLQRIPHQFECRGQAYPFPEYGLRTEVKALSINRKFVIGWMLPTTSSSKDIPVAPRHSFSSTCHLADMAVYLFVSSISGIHGLDNNLKRVIGAALGIGENMRRINSQ